Proteins from a genomic interval of Erwinia sp. SLM-02:
- the pal gene encoding peptidoglycan-associated lipoprotein Pal: MQLNKVLKGLMLALPVIAVAACSSHKNNNNDQTNAGQDGSNSGYNNGGNMSSDEQARLQMQQLQQNNIVYFGLDKYDIQSEFAQMLDAHANFLRSNPSYKVTVEGHADERGTPEYNIALGERRANAVKMYLQGKGVSADQISIVSYGKEKPAVLGHDEAAYAKNRRAVLVY, from the coding sequence ATGCAACTGAACAAAGTGCTGAAAGGCTTAATGCTGGCACTGCCAGTAATCGCGGTAGCGGCTTGTAGCTCTCACAAGAACAACAACAACGACCAGACCAATGCAGGTCAGGACGGTTCTAACAGCGGCTACAACAACGGCGGCAACATGTCTTCTGACGAGCAGGCGCGTCTGCAGATGCAGCAGCTGCAGCAGAACAACATCGTTTACTTCGGTCTGGACAAATATGACATCCAGTCTGAATTCGCTCAGATGCTGGATGCGCACGCTAACTTCCTGCGTAGCAACCCGTCTTACAAAGTGACTGTAGAAGGCCACGCGGATGAGCGCGGTACTCCTGAATACAACATCGCACTGGGCGAGCGTCGTGCTAACGCAGTTAAGATGTACCTGCAGGGTAAAGGCGTTTCTGCTGACCAGATCTCTATCGTTTCTTACGGTAAAGAGAAGCCAGCTGTACTGGGCCACGACGAAGCAGCCTATGCTAAAAACCGTCGTGCCGTACTGGTTTACTAA
- the cpoB gene encoding cell division protein CpoB has protein sequence MISSFRTQLLSLSLLIGIAAPWAANAQATISSVGSGSVEDRVTTLERISNAQAQLLQQLQQQLSDTQNDIDSLRGQIQENSYQLNQVVERQKGILQQIDSLSSGGANAGAQASGAGDAAAGAAAASGATAGDTAAAPAAAPTQSGDANTDYNAAVALVLEKKQYDQAIAAFQAFVKKYPDSTYQPNANYWLGQLNYNKGKKDDAAYYFATVVKNYPKSPKSADALFKVGVIMQEKGDKAKAKAVYQQVIKLYPNSEAAKQAQKRSAAL, from the coding sequence ATGATTAGTAGCTTCAGAACTCAACTATTGAGTCTGTCGTTACTGATTGGCATAGCGGCCCCCTGGGCCGCTAATGCCCAGGCAACAATCAGTAGCGTTGGCTCAGGCTCGGTCGAAGACCGCGTCACTACCCTTGAGCGTATTTCTAATGCTCAGGCACAACTCCTCCAGCAGCTTCAGCAGCAGCTTTCCGATACGCAAAATGATATTGATTCTCTGCGCGGTCAGATCCAGGAAAACAGCTATCAGCTGAACCAGGTTGTTGAACGGCAGAAAGGTATCCTTCAGCAGATCGACAGTCTGAGCAGCGGCGGTGCGAATGCCGGTGCGCAGGCCAGCGGTGCGGGAGATGCAGCAGCCGGAGCGGCAGCGGCATCTGGCGCTACGGCAGGCGATACGGCGGCGGCACCAGCGGCCGCGCCGACGCAGAGCGGTGATGCGAATACCGACTACAATGCGGCGGTTGCGCTGGTACTGGAAAAGAAACAGTACGATCAGGCTATCGCAGCGTTTCAGGCCTTTGTAAAAAAGTATCCGGATTCAACCTATCAGCCTAATGCCAACTACTGGCTTGGGCAGTTGAATTATAACAAAGGCAAAAAAGACGACGCGGCCTATTATTTCGCCACCGTTGTTAAAAATTACCCTAAATCACCCAAAAGCGCCGACGCGCTGTTTAAGGTTGGGGTGATCATGCAGGAGAAGGGCGATAAAGCAAAAGCGAAAGCCGTTTACCAGCAGGTCATAAAACTTTATCCAAACAGTGAAGCAGCAAAGCAGGCGCAAAAGCGTTCAGCCGCTCTTTAA
- a CDS encoding AlkA N-terminal domain-containing protein, which translates to MIDRDSAYLALTSRDSRFDGVFFVGVTSTGIYCRPICPVKAPRAANCLFFANAEAAEKSGFRPCLRCRPELAPGNAPVDHGQQVAERLMQQIDEGLIEQVESLEEIAARFDLSLRQLRRIVQKELGVSPQELRQTRRLLLAKQLLSETRLPVTEIAFASGFSSLRRFNDAFSTQYRMPPSRLRKEGAEKESEMNTSDTSVLQLGYRPPYDWQAMLDFLRVRALQGVEYVDTESYSRTVRLGQHCGWIQVRQKAAKNMLQVEFSHSLTPVLPALLRRLRNLFDLSARPDLIAAHLGQDPLLQPSLQTYPGLRVPGAFDGFEMAVRAILGQQITVKAAATLGGRFSTAFGDPFDCPLPQLTHLSPLAERVARCSIDDIASLGIVSARTRCILALAEACSQGTLLLDAISQPDKTVTQLLSLPGIGDWTAQYLAMRALRWPDAFPAGDIVVRNNLGRIDAKEAEKRSQAWRPWRSYAVMHIWKSLG; encoded by the coding sequence ATGATCGATCGGGACTCAGCTTACCTCGCCCTCACTTCTCGCGATTCGCGTTTTGATGGGGTATTTTTTGTTGGCGTTACGTCGACGGGGATTTACTGCCGCCCGATCTGCCCGGTGAAAGCCCCCCGTGCAGCCAACTGCCTCTTTTTTGCGAATGCTGAAGCGGCGGAAAAATCAGGCTTTCGTCCCTGCCTGCGCTGCCGTCCTGAGCTGGCGCCCGGTAACGCGCCGGTTGACCATGGCCAGCAGGTGGCTGAGCGTCTGATGCAGCAGATCGATGAAGGGCTTATTGAGCAGGTGGAAAGCCTTGAAGAGATCGCAGCCCGTTTCGACCTCAGCCTGCGGCAGCTGCGTCGTATTGTGCAGAAAGAGCTGGGGGTCTCTCCTCAGGAGCTTCGTCAGACCCGACGCCTGCTGCTGGCAAAACAGCTGCTCAGCGAAACTCGCCTGCCGGTGACGGAAATTGCCTTTGCCAGCGGTTTCTCCAGCCTGCGGCGCTTTAATGACGCCTTCAGCACGCAGTACCGCATGCCGCCCAGCCGGCTGAGAAAAGAGGGGGCGGAAAAAGAAAGCGAGATGAACACCAGCGATACTTCCGTGCTTCAGCTCGGTTATCGACCGCCGTATGACTGGCAGGCGATGCTGGATTTTCTGCGTGTTCGTGCCCTGCAGGGGGTGGAATATGTGGATACGGAAAGCTACAGCCGCACGGTCAGACTGGGGCAACACTGCGGTTGGATCCAGGTTCGCCAGAAAGCGGCGAAGAACATGCTGCAGGTGGAGTTCAGCCATTCCCTCACTCCCGTGCTGCCTGCCCTGCTCCGCCGCCTGAGAAACCTGTTCGATCTGAGCGCGCGGCCGGATTTGATAGCCGCGCATCTGGGGCAGGATCCGCTACTGCAGCCTTCTTTACAGACTTATCCGGGCCTGCGTGTACCCGGGGCGTTCGACGGGTTCGAGATGGCCGTGCGCGCGATCCTCGGCCAGCAGATTACCGTTAAAGCGGCGGCAACGCTGGGTGGGCGCTTTTCTACTGCATTCGGCGACCCCTTTGACTGCCCGTTGCCGCAGCTCACTCATTTGTCGCCGCTGGCGGAGAGGGTTGCCCGGTGCAGTATCGATGATATTGCCAGCCTCGGGATCGTCAGCGCCCGTACCCGCTGCATTCTGGCGCTGGCAGAAGCCTGCTCGCAGGGCACACTGCTGTTGGATGCGATAAGTCAGCCCGACAAAACGGTCACCCAGCTGCTGTCACTGCCGGGAATTGGTGACTGGACCGCGCAGTATCTGGCGATGCGTGCGCTACGCTGGCCTGACGCGTTTCCTGCGGGCGATATCGTTGTACGTAATAACCTGGGGAGGATTGATGCAAAAGAGGCGGAGAAACGCTCTCAGGCTTGGCGTCCGTGGCGGAGCTACGCGGTGATGCATATCTGGAAGAGCCTGGGCTAA
- a CDS encoding methylated-DNA--[protein]-cysteine S-methyltransferase: protein MNYDFKMMQSPVGELKLVASERGLVAVLWENDDPKRVRFLPQVEQPDNPILLEAERQLWEYFSGKRRKFDLPLEFVGTEFQKQVWAALVSIPYGETRSYGDIARQIGNPTAVRAVGAANGRNPLSIIAPCHRVIGTNGKLTGFAGGLQTKAFLLRIEGGGQLWPEEAL from the coding sequence ATGAATTACGACTTCAAAATGATGCAGTCGCCGGTTGGCGAGCTTAAGCTGGTCGCCTCTGAACGCGGTCTGGTTGCCGTACTGTGGGAAAATGACGATCCTAAACGCGTACGCTTTCTGCCGCAGGTTGAACAGCCCGATAACCCCATCCTGCTGGAAGCGGAACGCCAGCTGTGGGAATACTTTTCGGGCAAGCGGCGGAAATTTGACCTGCCCCTGGAGTTTGTGGGGACGGAGTTCCAGAAACAGGTCTGGGCGGCGCTGGTCAGCATCCCCTATGGCGAGACCCGTAGCTATGGCGACATCGCGCGTCAGATTGGTAATCCAACGGCGGTACGCGCGGTCGGCGCCGCTAACGGACGTAACCCGCTTTCTATCATTGCCCCCTGCCATCGGGTCATTGGCACCAATGGTAAACTGACCGGTTTTGCCGGCGGTCTGCAGACCAAAGCCTTTCTGCTGCGCATTGAGGGAGGCGGTCAGCTGTGGCCGGAAGAGGCGCTTTAA
- the nadA gene encoding quinolinate synthase NadA, with translation MSLMFNPEDAIYPFPPKPAKLSDDEKQFYRAKIKRLLKERDAVMVAHYYTDPEIQSLAEETGGCISDSLEMARFGSQHPASTLLVAGVRFMGETAKILSPEKTILMPTLQAECSLDLGCPIDEFSRFCDAHPDRTVVVYANTSAAVKARADWVVTSSIAVELIEHLDSLGEKIIWAPDRHLGQYVTRKSGADVLCWQGACIVHDEFKTQALQQMKALYPEAAVLVHPESPQAIVDLADAVGSTSQLIQAAQTMPHKKMIVATDRGIFYKMQQACPDKELLEAPTAGEGATCRSCAHCPWMAMNGLKAIADGLEQGGSAHEIHVDEALRQGALIPLNRMLTFAAQLKLKVKGNA, from the coding sequence ATGAGCCTGATGTTTAATCCCGAAGACGCCATCTATCCGTTTCCGCCTAAACCGGCAAAACTGTCCGACGATGAAAAGCAGTTTTACCGTGCGAAGATTAAACGCCTGCTCAAAGAGCGGGATGCGGTCATGGTTGCCCACTACTACACCGACCCGGAAATTCAGTCACTGGCAGAAGAAACCGGTGGGTGTATCTCAGACTCGCTGGAAATGGCGCGTTTCGGCAGCCAGCACCCGGCCTCCACGCTGCTGGTGGCCGGCGTGCGTTTTATGGGTGAAACCGCCAAAATCCTCAGTCCGGAAAAAACCATTCTGATGCCCACGCTGCAGGCCGAGTGCTCGCTGGATCTCGGCTGCCCCATCGACGAGTTCAGCCGGTTCTGCGACGCGCATCCGGACCGGACCGTGGTGGTTTATGCTAATACCTCCGCGGCGGTTAAGGCCCGTGCTGACTGGGTCGTCACCTCCAGCATTGCCGTTGAGCTGATCGAACATCTCGACAGCCTGGGAGAAAAAATCATCTGGGCACCCGACCGCCATCTGGGACAGTACGTGACGCGTAAAAGCGGGGCTGATGTGCTGTGCTGGCAGGGGGCCTGTATCGTTCACGACGAATTCAAAACTCAGGCGCTGCAGCAAATGAAGGCGCTCTACCCGGAAGCGGCCGTGCTGGTCCATCCCGAGTCGCCGCAGGCGATCGTCGACCTGGCCGATGCGGTGGGATCGACCAGCCAGCTGATTCAGGCCGCGCAGACCATGCCGCATAAAAAAATGATCGTCGCCACCGATCGCGGCATCTTTTACAAAATGCAGCAGGCCTGCCCGGATAAGGAGCTGCTGGAAGCACCAACGGCAGGCGAGGGCGCAACCTGCCGCAGCTGCGCGCACTGCCCGTGGATGGCGATGAACGGCCTTAAAGCGATTGCCGACGGACTGGAGCAGGGGGGCAGTGCCCACGAGATACACGTTGACGAGGCGCTGCGTCAGGGCGCATTGATCCCGCTGAATCGTATGCTAACCTTTGCTGCACAACTCAAACTTAAGGTTAAGGGTAACGCCTGA
- the pnuC gene encoding nicotinamide riboside transporter PnuC: MDFFSTSNILVHIPLGSGGYDLSWIEAIGTLAGLLCIWLASLEKIVNYAFGLLNVTLFAAIFFQIQLYASLLLQLFFFVANIYGWYAWSRQTSDNQQVLRIRWMPLPKALICAVVCVVAIGLMTVYIDPVFAFLTRTSVSLMQGMGLNVVMPELQPDAFPFWDSCMMVLSIAAMILMTRKYVENWLLWVVINIISVMIFARQGVYAMALEYVILTVIALNGSWLWIKSARQRA; encoded by the coding sequence ATGGATTTCTTCAGTACCTCAAATATTCTGGTTCATATTCCTCTCGGCAGCGGCGGTTACGATCTCTCGTGGATCGAGGCTATTGGTACCCTGGCCGGTCTGCTGTGCATCTGGCTGGCAAGCCTGGAAAAGATCGTCAACTACGCGTTTGGCCTGCTTAACGTTACGCTCTTCGCCGCGATCTTTTTCCAGATCCAACTGTATGCCAGCCTGCTGCTTCAGCTGTTTTTCTTCGTTGCCAATATTTACGGCTGGTATGCCTGGAGCCGCCAGACCAGTGATAATCAGCAGGTGCTGAGGATCCGCTGGATGCCGCTGCCTAAGGCGCTGATCTGTGCAGTGGTCTGCGTGGTGGCGATTGGGCTGATGACGGTGTACATCGACCCGGTCTTTGCCTTCCTGACGCGAACGTCGGTTTCGCTGATGCAGGGAATGGGACTGAACGTGGTGATGCCTGAGCTACAGCCGGATGCCTTCCCCTTCTGGGATTCGTGCATGATGGTGCTGTCGATTGCGGCGATGATCCTGATGACGCGGAAATACGTTGAGAACTGGCTGTTATGGGTGGTGATCAACATCATCAGCGTGATGATTTTTGCCCGACAGGGGGTTTATGCGATGGCGCTGGAATATGTCATCCTGACGGTAATCGCCCTGAACGGTTCGTGGCTGTGGATTAAAAGCGCGCGCCAGCGCGCTTAA
- the zitB gene encoding CDF family zinc transporter ZitB has product MAHSHSAADGNRSRLLAAFLVTAIYMVAEVVGGLLSGSLALLADAGHMLTDAAALLVALMAIQFAQRRPNKRHSFGLLRLTTLAAFVNAIALLVITVLIVWEAIQRFTHPQPIAGGMMLVIAVGGLLANILSFWLLHRGSSEKNLNVRAAALHVLGDLLGSVGAIAAAVIVMFTGWTPIDPILSVLVSMLVLRSGWMLIKESTHELLEGAPQHIDVDKLQRSLTLNIPEVRNVHHVHLWQVGEKPVITLHVQVIPPRDHDALLQRIHRYLHEDYQIEHATVQMEYQRCDSDDCDEHWIQGENHSQHGHNH; this is encoded by the coding sequence ATGGCACACAGTCATTCTGCTGCGGATGGAAACCGATCCCGCCTGTTGGCGGCCTTCCTGGTTACTGCAATCTACATGGTCGCTGAAGTCGTCGGCGGCCTTCTTTCAGGCTCACTGGCGCTGCTGGCAGATGCCGGACACATGCTCACCGATGCTGCCGCGCTGCTGGTTGCGCTAATGGCCATTCAGTTCGCCCAACGTCGCCCGAATAAACGCCATTCATTTGGTTTGCTGCGCTTAACGACGCTGGCCGCGTTCGTGAATGCTATTGCCCTGCTGGTGATTACCGTGCTGATTGTCTGGGAAGCGATTCAGCGCTTCACCCATCCTCAGCCCATTGCGGGCGGTATGATGTTGGTGATTGCCGTTGGCGGCCTGCTGGCTAACATCCTCTCTTTCTGGCTGCTGCATCGCGGCAGCAGTGAAAAAAATCTCAATGTGCGTGCGGCGGCTTTGCATGTGCTGGGGGATCTGCTGGGCTCGGTTGGCGCTATCGCCGCGGCGGTGATCGTTATGTTCACCGGCTGGACGCCGATTGACCCTATCCTTTCGGTCCTGGTTTCAATGCTGGTGCTGCGCAGCGGCTGGATGCTGATTAAAGAGAGTACCCATGAACTGCTGGAAGGTGCGCCGCAGCATATAGATGTCGACAAGCTACAGCGATCGCTGACGCTGAACATTCCTGAAGTGCGTAATGTGCATCATGTTCATCTCTGGCAGGTGGGGGAAAAACCGGTGATTACGCTGCATGTGCAGGTGATACCGCCCCGCGATCATGACGCGCTTTTGCAGCGTATTCATCGCTATCTGCATGAAGACTATCAGATTGAGCATGCGACCGTTCAGATGGAGTATCAGCGCTGCGACAGCGATGATTGTGATGAGCACTGGATTCAGGGCGAAAACCACAGCCAGCACGGCCATAATCACTAG
- a CDS encoding YbgS-like family protein, translated as MMNKFAIIFLTAAMSLGSATAMAADTSSNNGAANAAADAGAKAPDAKQNLQPNNVDNSKINTGDSSATHQDMNAEEVHKNSQCKDGKCPDISKKVGDDANHKTDGTTQ; from the coding sequence ATGATGAATAAGTTCGCCATTATCTTCCTCACAGCAGCAATGTCCCTGGGTAGTGCAACGGCAATGGCCGCAGATACCAGCAGCAACAACGGTGCAGCTAACGCAGCCGCAGATGCCGGGGCTAAAGCACCGGATGCGAAACAGAATCTTCAGCCTAACAACGTTGATAACAGTAAAATCAATACCGGCGATTCCAGCGCTACGCATCAGGATATGAATGCCGAAGAAGTTCATAAAAATTCACAGTGTAAAGACGGTAAATGCCCGGATATCAGTAAAAAAGTGGGTGACGATGCCAACCATAAAACGGATGGCACCACGCAGTAA
- the aroG gene encoding 3-deoxy-7-phosphoheptulonate synthase AroG, whose amino-acid sequence MNYQNDDLRIKEIKELLPPVALFEKFPATDKAADTVFRARQAIHQILQQQDDRLLVVIGPCSIHDVTAAKEYAGRLLKLREELSDSLEVVMRVYFEKPRTTVGWKGLINDPHMDGSYQINDGLRIARKLLVDINDSGLPAAGEFLDMITPQYVGDLMSWGAIGARTTESQVHRELSSGLSCPVGFKNGTDGTIKVAIDAIGAAGAPHCFLSVTKHGHSAIVETSGNQDCHIILRGGKEPNYSAHHVSAVKSGLEKAGLPAQVMVDFSHANSSKQFKKQLDVSTDVAEQIASGERAIMGVMIESHLVEGNQSLESGEPLVYGKSVTDGCIGWEDTETVLRQLATAVKARRG is encoded by the coding sequence ATGAATTATCAGAACGATGACTTAAGAATCAAAGAGATAAAAGAATTATTACCTCCTGTTGCTCTGTTTGAAAAATTCCCTGCCACGGATAAGGCTGCTGACACAGTATTCCGCGCCCGCCAGGCCATTCATCAGATCCTGCAGCAGCAGGACGATCGCCTGCTGGTGGTGATCGGTCCGTGTTCTATTCACGATGTCACCGCGGCAAAAGAGTATGCCGGACGCCTGCTCAAGCTGCGTGAAGAGCTTAGCGATTCGCTGGAAGTGGTGATGCGCGTCTATTTTGAAAAGCCGCGTACCACGGTCGGCTGGAAGGGGCTGATTAACGATCCCCATATGGACGGCAGCTACCAGATCAACGATGGACTGCGTATTGCACGTAAGCTGCTGGTGGATATCAACGACAGCGGCCTGCCCGCAGCCGGTGAGTTTCTCGATATGATCACCCCGCAGTACGTTGGCGATCTGATGAGCTGGGGTGCCATTGGCGCGCGTACCACGGAGTCTCAGGTACACCGTGAGCTTTCTTCCGGCCTTTCCTGCCCGGTTGGTTTCAAAAACGGTACAGACGGCACGATTAAAGTCGCCATTGATGCGATTGGTGCCGCCGGTGCGCCGCACTGTTTCCTGTCGGTGACCAAGCACGGTCATTCCGCGATTGTGGAAACCAGCGGCAATCAGGATTGCCACATTATTTTGCGCGGCGGCAAAGAGCCAAACTACAGCGCACATCACGTCAGTGCGGTGAAGAGCGGTCTTGAGAAAGCCGGCCTGCCGGCGCAGGTGATGGTTGATTTCAGCCATGCGAACAGCAGCAAGCAGTTTAAAAAGCAGCTGGATGTTTCAACGGATGTGGCGGAGCAGATTGCTTCGGGCGAGCGGGCGATCATGGGTGTGATGATTGAGAGCCATCTGGTTGAGGGTAACCAGAGCCTGGAGAGCGGTGAACCGCTGGTTTACGGTAAAAGCGTGACCGACGGCTGCATTGGCTGGGAAGATACTGAAACCGTGCTGCGCCAGCTGGCGACGGCGGTGAAAGCGCGCCGCGGGTAA
- the gpmA gene encoding 2,3-diphosphoglycerate-dependent phosphoglycerate mutase, which produces MAVTKLVLVRHGESQWNNENRFTGWYDVDLSDKGRTEAKAAGQLLKKEGFTFDFAYTSVLKRAIHTLWNILDEVDQVWLPVEKSWRLNERHYGALQGLDKAETANKYGDEQVKQWRRGFAVTPPELDRADERFPGHDPRYASLTAEQLPTTESLALTIDRVLPYWNESILPRMKSGEKVIIAAHGNSLRALVKYLDNMSEEEILELNIPTGVPLVYEFDENFKPIKHYYLGDADEIAAKAAAVANQGKAK; this is translated from the coding sequence ATGGCTGTAACTAAGCTGGTTCTGGTGCGTCACGGCGAAAGCCAGTGGAACAACGAAAACCGCTTTACCGGTTGGTACGACGTTGATCTGTCTGATAAAGGCCGCACCGAAGCTAAAGCAGCGGGTCAACTGCTGAAAAAAGAAGGCTTCACCTTCGATTTTGCTTACACCTCCGTGCTGAAACGTGCCATCCACACGCTGTGGAACATTCTGGACGAAGTGGATCAGGTTTGGCTGCCGGTTGAGAAATCATGGCGTCTGAACGAGCGTCACTACGGTGCGCTGCAGGGCCTGGATAAAGCGGAAACCGCGAACAAATACGGTGACGAGCAGGTTAAGCAGTGGCGTCGTGGTTTTGCGGTGACTCCACCGGAACTGGATCGTGCCGATGAGCGTTTCCCTGGCCACGACCCGCGCTATGCGTCACTGACCGCAGAGCAGCTGCCAACCACCGAGAGCCTGGCGCTGACTATCGATCGCGTTCTGCCTTACTGGAACGAATCTATTCTGCCACGCATGAAAAGCGGCGAGAAAGTGATCATTGCTGCTCACGGTAACTCCCTGCGCGCGCTGGTGAAATACCTGGACAACATGAGCGAAGAAGAGATTCTGGAACTGAACATCCCAACCGGCGTGCCGTTGGTGTATGAGTTCGATGAAAACTTCAAGCCGATTAAGCACTACTATCTGGGTGATGCTGACGAGATCGCAGCGAAAGCAGCGGCCGTAGCAAACCAGGGTAAAGCGAAGTAA
- the galM gene encoding galactose-1-epimerase has protein sequence MLKPDSHAPDGQPWRITTLRNGNGMVATFMDWGATWLSARVPMRDGSVREALLGCATPSDYLHQSAYLGATVGRYANRIAHSRLMLNGETIELSANQGSHQLHGGPEGFSHRRWQIVCQSESEVEYRLDSPDGDQGFPGELIVSLRYHLDDDNTLSISYQATVDKPCPVNLTNHAYFNLDAEHGDARQHRLRLNADYYLPVDGEGIPSAPLKAVEGNGFDFRQPKSIVQDFLKDADQQKVKGYDHAYLLNDSPEPAAELWSADGQLQLKVFTTAPALQLYSGNYLEGTPAREQGVYNAFQGIALESEFLPDSPNHPEWPQPDCWLAPGESYQSVTRYQLIAV, from the coding sequence ATGCTAAAACCCGATTCTCACGCCCCGGACGGACAGCCGTGGCGCATCACCACCCTGCGCAACGGCAACGGCATGGTGGCCACATTTATGGACTGGGGCGCAACGTGGCTTTCCGCTCGCGTTCCGATGCGCGACGGCAGCGTGCGCGAAGCGCTGCTGGGCTGCGCTACGCCTTCCGACTACCTTCATCAGTCTGCCTACCTCGGCGCGACGGTGGGCCGCTATGCCAACCGTATCGCCCATTCGCGGCTGATGCTGAACGGCGAGACGATCGAACTGAGTGCCAATCAGGGCAGTCATCAGCTGCACGGCGGTCCTGAAGGCTTCAGCCATCGTCGCTGGCAGATCGTCTGCCAGAGTGAAAGCGAGGTGGAATATCGCCTTGATTCGCCCGACGGCGATCAGGGTTTCCCCGGCGAGCTGATCGTCTCACTGCGCTATCATCTGGACGATGACAATACGCTGTCAATCAGCTACCAGGCGACGGTGGATAAGCCCTGCCCGGTAAATCTGACCAATCACGCCTATTTCAATCTGGATGCGGAACACGGGGATGCACGCCAGCATCGCCTGCGGCTGAATGCCGATTACTATCTGCCGGTGGACGGTGAAGGTATCCCTTCTGCCCCATTAAAAGCGGTAGAAGGCAACGGTTTCGATTTCCGTCAGCCGAAAAGCATCGTGCAGGATTTCCTGAAAGATGCCGATCAGCAGAAGGTGAAAGGCTACGACCACGCTTACCTGCTAAATGACTCGCCGGAACCGGCCGCCGAGCTGTGGTCTGCGGACGGTCAGCTCCAGCTTAAGGTATTTACTACGGCGCCGGCTTTGCAGCTTTACAGCGGGAATTACCTTGAGGGCACCCCGGCCCGCGAACAGGGGGTCTATAATGCTTTCCAGGGCATTGCGCTGGAGAGTGAGTTCCTGCCCGACTCGCCTAATCACCCTGAATGGCCGCAGCCGGACTGTTGGCTTGCGCCAGGTGAATCGTATCAGTCGGTCACGCGTTACCAGTTGATTGCAGTTTGA
- the galK gene encoding galactokinase, whose protein sequence is MTLKTTTQQIFNDAFGYAATETIQAPGRVNLIGEHTDYNDGFVLPCAIDYQTVISCAKRDDRQVRVVAADYDSQQDIFSLDQPIVSHPEYMWANYVRGVVKHLQQRQPDFGGADLVISGNVPQGAGLSSSASLEVAVGTVFNHLYGLALDGAAIAVNGQEAENQFVGCNCGIMDQLISALGEKDHAMLLDCRTLGTRPVPMPEDIAVVIINSNFRRSLVGSEYNTRRQQCEEGAAFFGQSSLRDVTLAQFTARQNELDPLVAKRVRHVLTENARTLEAADALANGDLTRMAVLMAESHASMRDDFEITVPAIDQLVDIVKAALGESGGVRMTGGGFGGCVVALMPQDRVASVKAAVAEQYEAQSGIKETFYVCKASEGAGPC, encoded by the coding sequence ATGACTTTAAAGACCACGACCCAGCAGATTTTTAACGACGCTTTTGGCTACGCGGCAACCGAGACGATCCAGGCGCCCGGCCGGGTGAATCTGATTGGCGAGCACACCGACTATAACGACGGTTTCGTGCTGCCCTGCGCGATTGATTATCAGACGGTAATCAGCTGTGCGAAACGCGACGACCGTCAGGTACGGGTTGTTGCGGCCGATTACGACAGCCAGCAGGATATTTTCTCCCTGGACCAGCCGATTGTTTCCCACCCGGAATACATGTGGGCCAACTACGTGCGCGGCGTGGTGAAGCATTTACAACAGCGCCAGCCCGATTTCGGCGGCGCGGATCTGGTGATTAGCGGCAACGTGCCGCAGGGTGCGGGCTTAAGCTCTTCTGCCTCCCTGGAAGTGGCGGTGGGCACCGTTTTTAATCACCTTTACGGACTGGCGCTGGACGGCGCGGCCATTGCGGTCAACGGCCAGGAGGCGGAGAACCAGTTTGTTGGCTGTAACTGCGGCATTATGGATCAGCTGATTTCAGCCCTGGGCGAGAAGGATCACGCCATGCTGCTGGACTGCCGTACGCTTGGCACCCGCCCGGTTCCGATGCCGGAAGACATTGCCGTGGTGATTATCAACTCTAACTTCCGCCGCAGCCTGGTCGGCAGCGAATACAATACCCGCCGCCAGCAGTGTGAAGAGGGAGCGGCGTTCTTCGGCCAGTCTTCCCTGCGTGACGTGACGCTGGCACAGTTCACCGCTCGCCAGAACGAGCTGGATCCGCTGGTGGCAAAACGCGTCCGCCACGTGCTGACGGAAAATGCCCGCACGCTGGAAGCCGCCGATGCCCTGGCGAACGGCGATCTGACCCGCATGGCGGTGCTGATGGCGGAATCTCACGCCTCAATGCGCGATGACTTTGAAATCACCGTGCCGGCAATCGATCAGCTGGTCGATATTGTTAAAGCCGCGCTGGGCGAGAGCGGTGGCGTGCGTATGACCGGCGGCGGCTTCGGCGGCTGCGTGGTGGCGCTGATGCCGCAGGATCGCGTAGCGAGCGTGAAGGCGGCCGTGGCGGAGCAGTACGAGGCGCAGTCCGGCATTAAAGAGACGTTTTACGTCTGCAAAGCATCAGAAGGAGCCGGTCCATGCTAA